One Oceanivirga salmonicida genomic window carries:
- a CDS encoding YhbY family RNA-binding protein, giving the protein MELTSKERNFLRKKASNLEPVVRIGKLGISDTVLENIKQVIDKQELIKVKILNNSEESVSYELSSKIEKYTGAVGVYLIGNIMIFFKKKVDEKNQKGPITQEFYDFRNRSKK; this is encoded by the coding sequence ATGGAGTTAACAAGTAAAGAAAGAAACTTTTTGAGAAAAAAAGCAAGTAACTTAGAACCTGTTGTTAGAATAGGTAAATTAGGAATAAGCGATACTGTGTTAGAAAATATAAAGCAAGTTATTGATAAGCAAGAATTAATAAAAGTTAAGATATTGAATAATTCAGAAGAAAGTGTTTCCTATGAACTAAGCAGTAAGATTGAAAAGTATACTGGTGCAGTTGGAGTCTATTTAATAGGAAATATTATGATATTTTTTAAGAAAAAAGTAGATGAAAAAAATCAAAAAGGACCTATAACCCAAGAATTTTATGATTTTAGAAATAGGAGTAAAAAATGA
- a CDS encoding divergent PAP2 family protein has translation MSGGIIFGNKIIDIVFLSMMIAQMIKIFIPVLKGKKPEFSKLFETGGMPSSHSASVISLCTCISIIYGTTSIYFAMTMVIATIVMYDATGIRREAGRHAKILNKIILSDLKLFKTKEFKEFKEFLGHTPLEVLGGMILGILVPYMFGWYLV, from the coding sequence ATGAGTGGCGGCATAATATTTGGTAATAAAATAATAGATATAGTGTTTTTGTCAATGATGATTGCACAAATGATAAAAATATTTATACCAGTATTAAAAGGTAAAAAACCAGAATTTTCAAAGTTATTTGAAACAGGTGGTATGCCTAGTTCACATTCAGCAAGTGTAATAAGTCTTTGTACTTGCATCTCTATTATATATGGAACAACTAGCATATATTTTGCAATGACTATGGTTATAGCAACAATAGTTATGTATGATGCTACAGGAATAAGAAGAGAAGCAGGTAGACATGCAAAAATACTAAATAAAATTATATTAAGTGATTTAAAATTATTCAAAACAAAAGAATTTAAAGAATTTAAAGAGTTTTTAGGACATACACCTTTAGAAGTTTTAGGTGGAATGATTTTAGGAATATTAGTCCCATATATGTTTGGGTGGTATTTAGTATGA
- a CDS encoding TlyA family RNA methyltransferase: protein MKKRLDHILQEKGYFDTREKAKRAIMAGEVIVNEMAVTKAGTMFKEENIKSIRVKTKINYVSRGGLKLEGAIKIWDIDFKDLIVLDIGSSTGGFTDCSLKNGAKFVYAVDVGTNQLDYSLRMNDKVKSIENRHINKLGEEDLDLGLADAVVADVSFISLTKIIEYVHKFSKENSFCVLLIKPQFEVGKENIARNGIVKDENWRDFAIKKVVKVMKEYDYEIVGINESPIKGTKGNIEYLMYARKKRN from the coding sequence ATGAAAAAAAGATTAGACCATATATTACAAGAAAAAGGGTACTTTGATACAAGAGAGAAAGCTAAAAGAGCAATAATGGCTGGAGAAGTTATAGTCAATGAAATGGCAGTAACTAAAGCTGGTACAATGTTTAAAGAAGAAAACATTAAAAGTATCAGGGTAAAAACAAAAATAAATTATGTTAGTCGTGGCGGACTTAAATTAGAAGGAGCTATTAAAATTTGGGATATTGATTTTAAAGATTTAATAGTGTTAGATATAGGATCTTCAACTGGTGGATTTACGGATTGTAGTTTAAAAAATGGAGCTAAATTTGTATATGCAGTAGACGTGGGAACTAATCAATTAGATTATAGTTTAAGAATGAATGACAAAGTTAAAAGTATAGAAAACAGACATATTAATAAATTGGGAGAAGAAGACCTAGATTTAGGTTTGGCAGATGCAGTAGTTGCGGATGTTTCCTTTATATCTTTAACAAAGATAATAGAATATGTTCATAAATTTTCAAAAGAAAATTCGTTTTGCGTACTTTTAATAAAACCACAGTTTGAAGTAGGAAAAGAAAACATTGCTAGAAATGGTATAGTAAAAGATGAAAATTGGAGAGATTTTGCTATAAAAAAAGTAGTTAAAGTAATGAAAGAATATGATTATGAAATTGTTGGTATAAATGAGTCTCCTATAAAAGGGACAAAAGGAAACATTGAGTATTTAATGTACGCAAGAAAGAAGAGGAATTAA
- the rsmI gene encoding 16S rRNA (cytidine(1402)-2'-O)-methyltransferase, which yields MLYIVATPIGNLEDISMRALRILKEVDYIFAEDTRVTRKLLSAYEIKNTVYQYHEHNKRHQIDNILSLLKNEKNVALVTDAGTPCISDPGYELVDEVLNEGIKVVGIPGASSIITAASISGLSMRRIAYEGFLPKKKGRQTLLNKLKEEDRTIIILESPNRILKTLKDINTYLGNRYVVIAREITKMYEEVIRGYVEELIEKLETKPIKGEIVLIIKELE from the coding sequence ATGTTATACATAGTAGCTACTCCTATTGGAAATTTAGAAGATATTAGCATGAGAGCATTAAGAATATTGAAAGAAGTTGATTATATTTTTGCTGAAGATACAAGGGTAACAAGAAAATTATTGAGTGCTTATGAAATCAAAAATACTGTTTATCAGTATCATGAACATAATAAAAGGCATCAAATAGATAATATATTGAGTTTATTGAAAAATGAAAAAAATGTGGCATTAGTTACAGATGCAGGAACTCCTTGTATATCAGATCCGGGTTATGAATTAGTTGATGAAGTATTAAATGAAGGAATTAAGGTAGTAGGAATACCGGGAGCTTCTTCTATAATAACGGCAGCTAGTATATCGGGGTTAAGTATGAGAAGAATTGCCTATGAAGGTTTTTTACCTAAGAAAAAAGGCAGACAAACTCTTTTAAATAAATTAAAAGAAGAAGATAGAACTATAATAATTTTAGAATCTCCAAATAGAATATTGAAGACATTAAAAGACATAAATACATATTTAGGAAATAGATATGTGGTAATAGCACGAGAAATAACAAAAATGTATGAAGAAGTTATTCGTGGCTATGTAGAAGAACTAATAGAAAAATTAGAGACTAAACCTATAAAAGGAGAAATAGTCTTAATAATTAAGGAATTAGAGTAA